Proteins encoded by one window of Dendropsophus ebraccatus isolate aDenEbr1 chromosome 4, aDenEbr1.pat, whole genome shotgun sequence:
- the LOC138789619 gene encoding dispanin subfamily A member 2b-like, giving the protein MDSGAASLPPYGSPEGPAYPSYDQDPHKVGMQTENVHSKSTVVVIQQDTPPIRDDLLWSIFNTIYMNVCCLGFVALTYSVKSRDRKLFGDRTAATLYGANARKLNIAATVLTIIAIVIYIIIIVSV; this is encoded by the exons ATGGATTCAGGGGCTGCTTCTCTACCTCCTTATGGATCCCCTGAAGGTCCAGCGTATCCCAGCTATGATCAAGACCCACACAAGGTGGGGATGCAGACAGAGAATGTCCATAGCAAGTCTACAGTGGTTGTCATTCAACAGGATACTCCTCCTATACGAGATGACCTTCTGTGGTCCATTTTTAACACCATTTATATGAATGTATGCTGCCTAGGATTTGTGGCTCTCACATACTCTGTAAAG TCACGAGATCGGAAACTATTTGGAGACAGAACTGCAGCAACGCTTTATGGTGCCAATGCCAGGAAATTAAACATTGCCGCCACAGTTTTAACAATTATAGCAATCGTCATTTACATCATCATTATTGTTTCGGTTTGA